A window of the Aspergillus flavus chromosome 6, complete sequence genome harbors these coding sequences:
- a CDS encoding MYB DNA-binding domain protein produces the protein MARIATRVAGQQDIHGLKASPPRRRWTRSQSRELEAHPMDDVAAGKSSLKGNKLWKGKGKLGGHDLDVVTEESPLKSSRKSGFPARQVIPESPEDVHNNTMSGSTIIVPEAETDQEEDEDDDQDELGPELMLETLPSLERSAKDVLDFLVPGSADLKSIVNMAKRLSDPRNTQSKRLNLRKNALKNQPGWFEGRTYIDVTRASESLSSHFSKDGVQLNWSAEPILHHANCARFALEVLLASNNSTGFRKAIRDVEGQFPAPFMRDLVNGRRNAVGESALLKDTFQLALEIRTQSLIMQLEYRQHEPSFDPNFILEDGFFLDVSVHEPIDSDNAPMRGFNLPRLNIDGSLPDEFREAASDRFEEMVANLPDEDGTFDIDDFKTTYSWRSFLLRAARWIRKRCEEIDQDISRQPSAESAREEFFAEIDAKNRRSSSVAGRSSLAPRHTEERSERGTIASPDNRRVSAIPPATPRDSPRGVESKERRKSGKPAFLNKSSLERIAQRVKQPHVSIRDFEARRQSDAAARPAPRNIHKESESQLRRQTLPAPRQSRPAAFEEATEEHVEEPAEEPAEEPTGEHIEERTEELIEEHTGEHIEERTEEHIEEHTEDLIEEHTEVRTEEPTEVSGFREESPLLHHDEQDVFNVDSESELSELFVGERTQLEKSHSPVMRRSREPRFATLSPVRTRLFATEVRLEPTSTQTSNTFRPIPSSQELWKAAASRRGTTPTQTSNASRPLPSIQELWKAGNRDGPSKHAKMSEQASRFIDRQANAHRVSPISQSADPQSAERRHTELQSKKRRRYESEDEESDGELSNYNRPVDTARRRAEKPAQPNKRQRIEEHDESAAQLLNGLQETTRRTSVRESPEAAPRSTNPVPVSSSARHTVTSTKAPVRWTPAEDKRLIRLIEEVGLGGPKGSGWCKIASQNEAQPVKEGESRIAGRNQVQLKDRARNIKIRYLKDRKPLPSNFEHVTMKEKDRAMLAAKGINVT, from the exons ATGGCTCGCATTGCTACGCGTGTTGCCGGGCAGCAGGATATCCATGGTTTGAAGGCGAGTCCACCGAGGAGACGGTGGACGAGAAGTCAAAGTCGGGAGCTTGAGGCTCATCCGATGGATGATGTTGCCGCTGGGAAGTCTTCTCTGAAGGGTAACAAGTTGTGGAAGGGCAAAGGGAAATTGGGCGGACATG ACTTGGACGTCGTCACAGAAGAATCACCGCTCAAGTCATCCCGAAAGTCGGGATTTCCAGCTCGTCAGGTGATTCCTGAATCGCCTGAGGATGTGCACAACAACACCATGTCGGGCTCTACGATTATCGTACCTGAGGCAGAAACAGAtcaagaggaggatgaggatgatgaccaGGACGAGCTGGGGCCAGAGTTGATGCTCGAAACTCTTCCCAGCTTGGAGCGATCCGCAAAGGATGTTCTTGATTTTCTGGTCCCTGGCTCCGCAGATCTTAAAAGTATCGTCAATATGGCCAAGCGGCTCTCAGATCCCAGGAACACCCAAAGCAAACGTTTAAACCTCCGTAAGAATGCCTTGAAGAACCAGCCGGGGTGGTTCGAGGGCAGGACATACATCGACGTCACGCGAGCTAGCGAGTCCCTCTCGTCTCATTTCTCGAAGGATGGGGTCCAGCTAAATTGGAGCGCGGAGCCTATCCTCCATCACGCTAACTGTGCCCGTTTCGCTCTCGAGGTGCTTCTGGCTAGTAATAATTCAACCGGCTTCAGAAAGGCCATAAGGGACGTGGAAGGTCAGTTTCCAGCGCCTTTTATGCGTGATCTGGTCAATGGTCGGCGGAATGCCGTTGGGGAAAGCGCGCTTTTAAAGGACACCTTCCAGCTCGCCTTGGAGATCCGCACTCAGTCCTTGATCATGCAGTTGGAGTATCGTCAGCATGAACCCAGCTTCGATCCGAACTTCATCCTGGAAGACGGATTCTTCCTGGATGTGTCTGTTCACGAACCGATTGACAGCGACAATGCTCCAATGCGTGGGTTCAACTTGCCAAGGCTTAACATTGATGGCTCTCTACCCGACGAGTTCAGGGAGGCAGCATCCGATCGCTTCGAAGAAATGGTCGCCAATCTACCAGATGAAGATGGCACCTTTGATATTGACGACTTCAAAACAACCTACTCCTGGCGGAGCTTCCTCCTGCGAGCGGCTCGATGGATTCGCAAACGATGTGAGGAAATTGATCAGGACATAAGCCGTCAGCCGAGTGCAGAATCTGCGCGCGAGGAATTTTTTGCAGAAATTGACGCGAAGAATCGTCGCAGTAGCAGCGTGGCGGGTCGCTCTAGCTTGGCTCCCCGACATACAGAGGAAAGGAGTGAGCGGGGGACGATCGCTTCTCCCGACAATCGAAGAGTTTCGGCGATCCCACCTGCAACTCCTAGAGACTCGCCGAGGGGCGTTGAGTCTAAGGAACGGAGAAAATCTGGAAAACC GGCTTTTTTGAACAAATCATCTCTCGAGCGCATAGCGCAAAGAGTAAAACAGCCCCATGTGTCCATCAGGGATTTCGAGGCGCGCAGACAATCAGACGCTGCTGCCAGACCAGCTCCAAGAAATATCCATAAGGAATCCGAATCGCAGCTTCGGCGCCAGACCCTACCAGCGCCCCGGCAATCGAGACCGGCAGCATTTGAAGAAGCAACCGAAGAACATGTCGAAGAGCCTGCCGAGGAGCCTGCAGAAGAGCCTACTGGAGAACATATCGAAGAGCGAACCGAAGAGCTTATTGAAGAACATACTGGAGAACATATCGAAGAGCGAACCGAAGAACATATCGAAGAGCATACCGAAGACCTTATTGAAGAACATACCGAAGTGCGCACTGAAGAACCTACTGAAGTATCAGGCTTCCGTGAAGAATCGCCGCTCCTGCACCATGATGAACAGGATGTCTTTAACGTGGACAGCGAGTCTGAACTGTCTGAACTCTTTGTTGGTGAACGTACACAATTAGAGAAGTCCCACAGTCCCGTTATGAGGAGGTCACGCGAGCCTCGCTTTGCAACTCTCAGCCCTGTCAGGACCAGACTCTTCGCAACAGAGGTACGCCTCGAACCAACCTCGACGCAGACGAGCAACACCTTTCGCCCAATACCCTCCAGTCAAGAACTGTGGAAAGCAGCCGCGTCACGCCGTGGTACAACTCCTACACAGACGAGCAACGCCTCGCGTCCACTGCCCTCCATCCAAGAGCTATGGAAAGCCGGCAACCGCGACGGTCCATCCAAACATGCCAAAATGTCCGAACAGGCCTCCCGATTCATCGACCGTCAAGCCAACGCGCACCGCGTCTCCCCCATCAGCCAATCGGCCGATCCACAAAGCGCAGAACGACGCCACACCGAACTGCAGTCCAAGAAACGACGACGCTACGAAtcagaggatgaagagagcgaCGGCGAACTCAGCAACTACAACCGTCCCGTCGACACTGCACGCAGGCGTGCAGAAAAGCCCGCACAGCCTAACAAACGCCAGAGAATCGAAGAACACGACGAATCCGCAGCTCAGCTGCTGAACGGTCTGCAAGAGACCACGCGCAGAACTTCCGTTCGTGAATCGCCCGAGGCAGCGCCCAGAAGTACCAACCCCGTCCCTGTATCCTCTAGCGCGAGACACACAGTCACATCGACGAAGGCACCAGTGCGATGGACGCCGGCCGAAGACAAGCGACTGATTCGGTTAATTGAAGAAGTCGGTCTAGGAGGACCCAAGGGCAGCGGATGGTGCAAGATCGCGAGTCAAAACGAGGCGCAGCCAGTTAAGGAGGGCGAGAGCCGCATCGCAGGGCGCAACCAAGTCCAGCTCAAGGACAGGGCAAGGAACATTAAAATCAGATATCTTAA AGACCGAAAACCTCTTCCCTCGAACTTCGAGCACGTAACCATGAAAGAGAAAGACCGGGCCATGCTCGCGGCGAAAGGTATCAACGTGACTTGA
- a CDS encoding putative WSC domain protein has product MTRTIINLSILGLLSVPALALNTACYNDLGSLTLSRSTEYQSVALCQQICNEENKPVYAVQDQKCFCGDTLPPLSAKVENTECTTKCPGYPADSCGGPKTYTIGTFTTSKSRRAIYPTTTPESDKDTERETETNGILTAPDVDDGDSDPLASLSVNPTMVKTASNAPSTATGTIVTAPSGTAYPNQPDVVASPSKTLTTSVATGSARASVSASASASVSGGATPSASVVAGASQISSERGVVVGVVAGVVGVWGLF; this is encoded by the exons atgaCAAGAACAATCATCAACTTATCCATCCTCGGCCTTCTATCTGTTCCAGCCCTCGCCTTGAATACGGCCTGCTACAATGACCTGGGCAGTTTGACTCTTTCGCGTTCGACAGAATACCAATCCGTGGCTCTGTGCCAGCAAATCTGCAACGAAGAGAACAAGCCTGTTTATGCCGTGCAAGACCAGAAATGTTTCTGTGGAGATACTCTTCCTCCGCTCTCCGCCAAGGTTGAGAATACGGAATGTACGACGAAATGTCCTGGGTATCCGGCGGATTCTT GCGGCGGCCCAAAAACCTACACAATCGGCACCTTCACCACCAGCAAATCCCGCCGCGCCATCTACCCAACCACAACCCCCGAATCCGACAAAGACACCGAACgagaaacagaaaccaaCGGCATTCTCACAGCCCCCGACGTCGACGACGGCGACTCCGACCCTCTCGCCAGTCTAAGCGTCAACCCAACCATGGTGAAGACCGCCAGTAACGCCCCGTCGACTGCTACCGGCACTATCGTGACTGCGCCTTCGGGGACTGCGTATCCCAATCAGCCGGATGTTGTGGCTAGCCCTTCGAAGACTCTGACTACTTCGGTGGCTACGGGGAGTGCGAGGGCTTCTGTgtcggcttcggcttcggcgtCGGTTAGTGGGGGGGCGACGCCGTCGGCTAGTGTTGTTGCTGGTGCTTCCCAGATTTCTTCTGAGAGGGgggtggttgttggggttgtggctggtgttgtgggggtttgggggttgtttTAG